A DNA window from Deltaproteobacteria bacterium contains the following coding sequences:
- a CDS encoding PilZ domain-containing protein yields MISLQDNSDKRRSRRFPPDADTLAMWSPGFKSVGIVKDISRGGLGCEYFPLNDDITSKAVIRVDLFVSGAGRIVRELECLVVYDIPLAPLADGIILESRRAGLEFQHLTREQETGIERFIENRTAARESTFRIDDA; encoded by the coding sequence ATGATTTCTCTCCAAGACAATTCAGACAAACGAAGATCGCGCCGTTTTCCGCCCGACGCGGACACCCTCGCCATGTGGAGTCCGGGATTCAAGTCCGTAGGAATCGTTAAGGATATCAGCAGGGGAGGGCTGGGATGTGAGTACTTCCCGCTCAATGACGACATTACCTCCAAGGCCGTCATTAGGGTCGATCTATTCGTAAGTGGTGCGGGGCGCATCGTACGGGAACTCGAGTGCCTGGTCGTCTATGATATCCCTCTGGCCCCTCTGGCGGACGGCATTATCCTCGAGTCACGAAGGGCTGGGCTCGAGTTTCAGCATCTGACGAGAGAACAGGAAACCGGAATAGAACGGTTTATCGAGAATCGAACCGCGGCACGCGAGTCGACCTTCCGGATAGACGATGCGTAA
- a CDS encoding class I SAM-dependent methyltransferase: protein MSGDGPSGAEFDLLPPQRMIDFVGEGDFKVVGETFLTYLKNLAGLKPHEAILDLGCGCGRMAIPLTRYLNAEGAYRGCDIYKEGVEWCTQHIASKFPNFRFECVDIYNKRYNPDGKESASVFRFPY from the coding sequence ATGAGTGGGGATGGACCCTCGGGTGCGGAGTTCGATTTGCTTCCACCTCAAAGAATGATCGATTTCGTAGGAGAAGGCGATTTCAAGGTCGTCGGAGAGACCTTTCTCACCTACTTAAAGAATTTGGCAGGTCTTAAGCCTCATGAAGCCATACTGGATTTAGGATGCGGCTGCGGCCGAATGGCCATACCATTGACTCGATACCTGAATGCAGAAGGCGCCTACCGGGGCTGCGACATCTACAAAGAAGGCGTGGAATGGTGCACTCAACATATCGCTTCGAAGTTCCCGAATTTTCGTTTCGAATGTGTAGATATTTACAACAAAAGATACAATCCCGATGGGAAGGAATCTGCTTCCGTATTTCGGTTTCCCTACA